One region of Streptomyces sp. NBC_00442 genomic DNA includes:
- a CDS encoding sensor histidine kinase, translating into MRFRGKSIRRKIVALLLVPLVSLTALWGFSTYLTGRQASGLMDVAHIVKKVGYPLEDTVRDIQQERRQTLVYLADERPADALTSLRSRRAATDAGIARIRAAAQNSDVRGDLQSTARSHLKAALAGFDTVAALRRSIEQGTVDRVQALQFYNRLIDPCYGFLMNVHALENVEMDKQGRALVGITRAREMLSREDALVASSLITPKTTAPELRRISDLVASRELLYDTNLELLPSAERATFQQYWSGPDTEALRTAEAAVIDAGPAKNPRHIDATRWRQAVTPVLDHLAQMGTEAGNRYQDRVEPVAFDVLIKAGLAGVLGFLALLISLFMSVRIGRELVRDLTRLRKEAHEVSGVRLPSVMRRLAAGETVDVETEAPRLDYERDEVGQVGQALNTLQRAAVEAAVKQADMRRGVSEVFVNLARRNQVLLHRQLTLLDTMERRTEDTDELADLFRLDHLTTRMRRHAEGLVILSGAAPSRQWRKPVQLMDVVRAAVAEVEDYERIEVRRLPRLGVGGPAVADLTHLIAELLENATVFSPPHTAVQVHGERVANGFTLEIHDRGLGMTPEMLLDANLRLAETPEFELSDTDRLGLFVVSRLAQRQNVRVSLQPSPYGGTTAVVFLPATLLTDAPETEGTGFRLDRASAGDEGDRGSAPPRRALSPLPVGVPGQSVLDGPVELEPPLDPLGLDEPSVFEAPSALEGSASARGGLLRSARRAAEPADEGQQHQQSADEGEGQGQEPLPLPRRHRVPTLVSDNGRRVDGPGRGHPAPDAEPSPEVRRAFENRLPEPRATQPPRPPAPRSQAARPEPASPQPLRPAPRPSGLTPVRPAGLDRPPAVPAAAPPVLPGAPSSAPSWGSLPGDPGEPAGEAPPGGLPRRVRQASLAPQLKDAPDGHRAAPEPDSGPEPERDADEVRDRMAALQRGWQRGRRHNEASDTADGPFAHDRGDTARRTTPEGDGR; encoded by the coding sequence AGTCGCCGCGCCGCCACCGACGCAGGGATCGCCAGGATCCGCGCCGCCGCACAGAACTCCGACGTCCGCGGCGACCTCCAGAGCACCGCCCGATCCCACCTCAAGGCGGCCCTCGCCGGCTTCGACACCGTGGCCGCACTGCGGCGCTCCATCGAACAGGGCACCGTCGACCGGGTCCAGGCGCTGCAGTTCTACAACCGCCTCATCGACCCCTGCTACGGCTTCCTCATGAATGTCCACGCCCTGGAGAATGTGGAGATGGACAAGCAGGGCCGGGCTCTCGTCGGCATCACCCGCGCCCGCGAAATGCTCTCCCGCGAGGACGCCCTCGTAGCCTCCTCCCTGATCACCCCGAAGACGACCGCGCCCGAACTGCGCCGCATATCCGACCTGGTGGCCAGTCGCGAACTGCTCTACGACACCAATCTGGAGCTCCTGCCGAGCGCCGAACGCGCCACCTTCCAGCAGTACTGGAGCGGCCCCGACACCGAGGCGCTGCGCACCGCGGAGGCCGCCGTCATCGACGCGGGACCCGCCAAGAACCCCCGCCACATCGACGCCACCCGCTGGCGGCAGGCCGTGACGCCCGTCCTGGACCATCTCGCCCAGATGGGCACCGAGGCCGGCAACCGCTACCAGGACCGGGTCGAGCCGGTCGCCTTCGACGTCCTGATCAAGGCGGGGCTCGCCGGTGTCCTCGGCTTCCTGGCCCTGCTGATCTCCCTGTTCATGTCCGTGCGCATCGGCCGCGAACTCGTCCGCGACCTGACCCGCCTGCGCAAGGAGGCCCACGAGGTCTCGGGGGTGCGCCTGCCGAGCGTGATGCGCCGCCTCGCCGCCGGCGAAACCGTCGACGTGGAGACCGAGGCGCCCCGCCTGGACTACGAACGCGACGAGGTCGGCCAGGTCGGCCAGGCATTGAACACCCTGCAACGCGCCGCCGTCGAGGCCGCCGTCAAACAGGCCGACATGCGCCGCGGTGTCTCCGAGGTCTTCGTCAACCTGGCCCGGCGCAACCAGGTGCTCCTGCACCGCCAGTTGACGCTCCTGGACACCATGGAGCGGCGCACGGAGGACACCGACGAACTCGCCGACCTCTTCCGCCTCGACCACCTCACCACCCGTATGCGCCGGCACGCCGAGGGCCTGGTGATCCTGTCCGGCGCCGCTCCCTCCCGCCAGTGGCGCAAACCGGTCCAGCTCATGGACGTCGTACGGGCCGCGGTCGCCGAGGTCGAGGACTACGAGCGCATCGAGGTGCGCAGGCTGCCGCGGCTCGGCGTCGGCGGCCCCGCCGTCGCCGACCTCACCCACCTCATCGCCGAACTCCTGGAGAACGCCACGGTGTTCTCGCCCCCTCACACCGCCGTCCAGGTGCACGGAGAGCGGGTCGCCAACGGCTTCACCCTGGAGATCCACGACCGCGGTCTCGGCATGACCCCGGAGATGCTGCTCGACGCCAACCTGCGCCTCGCCGAGACCCCCGAGTTCGAGCTGTCCGACACCGACCGGCTCGGCCTGTTCGTGGTGAGCCGGCTGGCCCAGCGCCAGAACGTGCGGGTCTCGCTCCAGCCCTCCCCGTACGGCGGGACCACCGCCGTCGTGTTCCTGCCGGCCACCCTGCTCACCGACGCGCCCGAGACCGAGGGCACCGGCTTCCGCCTCGACCGCGCGTCGGCCGGGGACGAGGGCGATCGCGGTTCCGCCCCGCCCCGCCGTGCGCTGTCCCCGCTGCCGGTCGGCGTCCCCGGCCAGTCGGTCCTCGACGGACCGGTCGAACTGGAGCCCCCACTCGACCCGTTGGGCCTCGACGAACCGTCCGTGTTCGAGGCGCCCTCCGCGCTGGAGGGGAGCGCGTCGGCACGCGGCGGACTGCTGCGCTCCGCCCGCCGGGCCGCCGAGCCGGCCGACGAGGGCCAGCAGCACCAGCAGAGCGCCGACGAAGGGGAGGGGCAGGGCCAGGAGCCGCTGCCGCTGCCACGCCGGCATCGGGTGCCGACCCTGGTCAGCGACAACGGCAGGCGAGTCGACGGGCCCGGCCGAGGCCATCCGGCACCGGACGCCGAACCGTCCCCCGAGGTGCGCCGCGCCTTCGAGAACCGCCTGCCCGAGCCGCGTGCCACCCAGCCGCCCCGGCCGCCGGCGCCCCGCTCACAGGCGGCCCGCCCCGAACCGGCGTCCCCGCAGCCCCTGCGCCCCGCACCCCGGCCGTCGGGTCTGACTCCGGTGCGGCCCGCGGGCCTGGACCGGCCGCCGGCCGTGCCTGCCGCCGCCCCGCCCGTCCTGCCGGGCGCCCCCAGCTCCGCACCCTCCTGGGGCAGCCTTCCCGGCGACCCGGGCGAGCCCGCGGGCGAGGCACCCCCGGGCGGGCTGCCCCGCCGGGTCCGCCAGGCCAGCCTGGCCCCCCAGCTCAAGGACGCCCCCGACGGCCACCGCGCCGCGCCCGAGCCCGACAGCGGGCCGGAGCCGGAGCGTGACGCCGACGAAGTACGCGACCGGATGGCAGCACTGCAGCGCGGCTGGCAGCGAGGGCGCAGGCACAACGAAGCCTCGGACACCGCGGATGGACCGTTCGCGCACGACCGGGGCGACACCGCACGACGAACCACACCGGAGGGGGACGGTCGATGA
- a CDS encoding roadblock/LC7 domain-containing protein produces the protein MTAPQDSAAARNATRSGSGELNWLLDELVDRVGSIRKALVLSGDGLATGTSRDLTREDGEHLAAVASGFHSLAKGVGRHFDAGRVRQTVVELDDAFLFVTAAGDGSCLAVLSDADSDVGQVAYEMTLMVKRVGVHLATAPRTGLHTGG, from the coding sequence ATGACCGCGCCACAAGACTCAGCCGCAGCACGCAACGCCACCCGGAGCGGTTCCGGTGAACTCAACTGGCTCCTCGACGAGTTGGTCGACCGCGTCGGCTCCATCCGCAAGGCCCTCGTGCTGTCGGGCGACGGCCTGGCGACCGGCACCTCGCGGGACCTGACCCGCGAGGACGGCGAGCACCTGGCCGCCGTCGCCTCCGGCTTCCACAGCCTCGCCAAGGGCGTCGGACGCCACTTCGACGCGGGCAGGGTCCGCCAGACCGTCGTCGAACTCGACGACGCCTTCCTCTTCGTGACCGCCGCGGGCGACGGCAGCTGTCTGGCCGTCCTGTCCGACGCCGACTCCGACGTCGGCCAGGTCGCCTATGAGATGACCCTGATGGTCAAGCGGGTCGGCGTCCACCTGGCCACCGCACCACGGACCGGCCTGCACACCGGAGGGTGA
- a CDS encoding DUF742 domain-containing protein, which yields MSDADQRAEARPGDPSAPPGRPLHWFDDDAGPVVRPYAMTRGRTTSAGQHRLDLIAVVVPEPAADDPGRDQTLSPEHVEIVERCGDAPQSIAELAAGLDLPVGVVRVLVGDLVADALVHVTRPVPPAELPDESLLREVINGLRAL from the coding sequence ATGAGTGACGCAGACCAACGGGCCGAGGCACGGCCGGGGGACCCGTCGGCGCCGCCCGGCCGCCCGCTCCACTGGTTCGACGACGACGCCGGCCCCGTGGTGCGTCCGTACGCCATGACGCGCGGCCGGACCACCAGCGCGGGCCAGCACCGCCTCGACCTGATCGCCGTGGTCGTCCCGGAACCCGCCGCCGACGACCCGGGCCGCGACCAGACGCTCTCCCCGGAACACGTGGAGATCGTCGAACGGTGCGGCGACGCACCGCAGTCGATCGCCGAACTCGCCGCCGGCCTCGACCTCCCCGTTGGGGTGGTCCGGGTCCTGGTCGGCGATCTCGTCGCCGATGCCCTGGTCCACGTAACCCGACCCGTTCCGCCGGCCGAGCTGCCGGACGAGTCCCTTCTCCGCGAGGTGATCAATGGCCTTCGGGCGCTCTAG
- a CDS encoding GTP-binding protein, whose product MAFGRSSRRKRHVDPVTLKILVAGGFGVGKTTLVGAVSEIRPLRTEERLSEAGRPIDDLDGVEGKSTTTVAMDFGRITLREDLVLYLFGTPGQDRFWFLWDELAQGALGAVVLADTRRLEDCFAGIDYFERRGIPFTVAVNCFDDAARYPADAVRAALDLDPEVPLLLCDARVRESVKEILVGVVEHAMALSAKSRQPAAT is encoded by the coding sequence ATGGCCTTCGGGCGCTCTAGCCGCAGAAAGCGGCACGTCGATCCGGTGACCCTCAAGATCCTGGTCGCCGGCGGCTTCGGCGTCGGCAAGACCACCCTGGTCGGCGCGGTGAGCGAGATCCGTCCCCTGCGCACCGAGGAACGCCTCAGCGAGGCGGGCCGCCCCATCGACGACCTCGACGGTGTCGAGGGCAAGAGCACCACCACGGTGGCCATGGACTTCGGGCGCATCACGCTCCGCGAGGACCTGGTGCTCTACCTCTTCGGCACGCCGGGCCAGGACCGCTTCTGGTTCCTGTGGGACGAGCTGGCGCAGGGCGCGCTCGGCGCGGTCGTCCTCGCCGACACCCGCCGCCTGGAGGACTGCTTCGCCGGCATCGACTACTTCGAACGGCGCGGCATCCCGTTCACGGTCGCGGTCAACTGCTTCGACGACGCCGCGCGTTACCCCGCCGACGCGGTGCGCGCCGCCCTGGACCTCGACCCCGAGGTGCCGCTCCTGCTGTGCGACGCGCGGGTCCGTGAGTCGGTCAAGGAGATCCTCGTCGGGGTGGTCGAGCACGCCATGGCCCTGTCGGCGAAGTCCCGCCAGCCCGCGGCCACGTGA
- the glpK gene encoding glycerol kinase GlpK, with translation MTDKFVAAIDQGTTSSRCIIFDQDGAIVGVDQREHRQIFPRPGWVEHDATEIWAKVQAVVTGALSRAGLRAQQLSALGITNQRETTVLWDRATGKPVHNAIVWQDTRTAALCRELAGDAGQDRFRATTGLPLASYFSGPKAAWLLDHVPGLRARAERGEIAFGTIDSWLIWNLTGGTSGGVHVTDVTNASRTLLMDLDTLRWDPAILAAMNLPRAMLPEIGSSAQVYGTAVGRLAGVPVASALGDQQAAVFGQACYDTGTAKNTYGTGSFLLLNTGTRPVPSKHGLITTVGYKIGDQAPVYCLEGSIAVTGALVQWFRDQLGIIRTADEIESLAASVDDNGGAYIVPAFSGLFAPYWRSDARGVITGLTRYVTKAHLARAVLEATSWQTREVVDAMFQDSGVPITTLKVDGGMTANSLLMQHQADVLGVPVMRPRVSETTCLGAAYAAGLATGVWSDLDELRAHWRRDVQWSPRMEDRVREREYANWRKAVERSLGWHEEDGR, from the coding sequence ATGACGGACAAGTTCGTCGCCGCGATCGACCAGGGGACCACTTCGAGCCGCTGCATCATCTTCGACCAGGACGGCGCGATCGTCGGCGTCGACCAGCGCGAGCACCGACAGATCTTCCCCAGGCCCGGCTGGGTGGAACACGACGCCACCGAGATATGGGCCAAGGTGCAGGCCGTCGTGACGGGCGCGCTCTCCCGGGCCGGTCTGCGGGCACAGCAGCTCAGCGCGCTCGGCATCACCAATCAGCGCGAGACGACCGTTCTGTGGGACCGGGCCACCGGCAAACCCGTGCACAACGCGATCGTCTGGCAGGACACCCGTACCGCCGCCCTGTGTCGGGAACTCGCGGGAGACGCCGGCCAGGACCGCTTCCGCGCGACGACCGGACTGCCACTGGCGAGCTACTTCTCCGGGCCCAAGGCGGCCTGGCTGCTCGACCACGTGCCCGGCCTGCGGGCCCGCGCCGAGCGCGGTGAGATCGCGTTCGGAACCATCGACTCCTGGCTGATCTGGAACCTGACCGGCGGCACGTCCGGCGGCGTCCACGTCACCGATGTCACCAACGCCTCGCGCACCCTGCTCATGGACCTGGACACCCTGCGATGGGACCCCGCGATCCTCGCCGCGATGAACCTGCCGCGCGCGATGCTGCCCGAGATCGGCTCCTCGGCGCAGGTGTACGGCACCGCCGTCGGCCGGCTGGCCGGCGTGCCCGTGGCCTCCGCGCTCGGCGACCAGCAGGCGGCGGTGTTCGGGCAGGCCTGCTACGACACGGGGACCGCCAAGAACACGTACGGCACGGGGAGTTTCCTGCTGCTCAACACCGGTACCCGGCCCGTGCCGTCCAAGCACGGGCTGATCACCACCGTCGGGTACAAGATCGGTGACCAGGCGCCGGTCTACTGCCTGGAGGGCTCCATCGCGGTCACCGGCGCACTGGTCCAGTGGTTCCGCGACCAACTCGGCATCATCCGCACCGCCGACGAGATCGAAAGCCTCGCGGCGAGCGTCGACGACAACGGCGGGGCCTACATCGTGCCCGCCTTCTCCGGGCTCTTCGCGCCCTACTGGCGCTCCGACGCGCGGGGCGTCATCACGGGACTGACCCGGTACGTGACGAAGGCACACCTGGCGCGGGCGGTCCTGGAGGCGACGAGCTGGCAGACCCGCGAGGTCGTCGACGCCATGTTCCAGGACTCGGGTGTGCCGATCACGACGCTGAAGGTGGACGGCGGCATGACCGCCAACAGCCTCCTGATGCAGCATCAGGCCGATGTGCTGGGGGTCCCGGTGATGCGTCCCCGGGTGTCCGAGACGACATGCCTGGGAGCGGCCTACGCGGCCGGGCTCGCCACCGGTGTCTGGTCGGACCTCGACGAGCTGCGGGCGCACTGGCGGCGCGATGTGCAGTGGTCCCCGCGCATGGAGGACCGGGTCCGTGAGCGCGAGTACGCCAACTGGCGCAAGGCCGTGGAGCGCAGCCTCGGCTGGCACGAGGAGGACGGGCGGTAG
- a CDS encoding lipid-transfer protein translates to MSGDIAVLGAGMHPWGKWGRSFVEYGTVAARAALADAGIDWTDVDSVVGADTVRGGYPGYVAGATFAQALGWQGARVTSVYAACASGAQAVGAARAQILAQLADVVLVVGADAAPKGFFAPAGGERPDDPDWLRFRVLGATNPAYFGLYARRRMALYGDTPADFARVKVKNAAAGALNPNARYRKAVSAEEVAASAVVADPLRLLDICATSDGAAALVLTSMDFARRHGVADPVRIRAVSTVSPTYPKAVLDLPDIATDSAAAVEPSPHSFRASIARAAYEEAGIGPEELSLAEVYDLSTALELEWYEDLGLCGTGEGAGLVRDGATSLSGRIPVNTSGGLASFGEAVPAQAIAQVCELTWQLRGSAGARQVAGARVGITANQGLFGHGSAVVAVH, encoded by the coding sequence ATGAGCGGCGACATCGCGGTCCTGGGTGCGGGGATGCACCCGTGGGGCAAGTGGGGACGCAGCTTCGTGGAGTACGGGACCGTCGCCGCGCGGGCGGCGCTCGCCGACGCCGGGATCGACTGGACGGACGTCGACTCGGTGGTCGGCGCGGACACCGTGCGCGGCGGCTACCCCGGATACGTGGCGGGCGCGACCTTCGCGCAGGCGCTCGGCTGGCAGGGCGCACGGGTCACCAGCGTGTACGCGGCCTGCGCCTCCGGCGCCCAGGCGGTCGGGGCGGCGCGGGCCCAGATCCTGGCCCAGCTGGCCGACGTGGTCCTCGTGGTGGGGGCCGACGCCGCCCCCAAGGGGTTCTTCGCCCCGGCCGGCGGCGAGCGTCCCGACGACCCGGACTGGTTGCGGTTCCGGGTGCTCGGCGCGACCAATCCCGCCTACTTCGGCCTGTACGCCCGGCGCCGGATGGCCCTGTACGGCGATACGCCGGCCGACTTCGCGCGGGTCAAGGTGAAGAACGCGGCGGCCGGCGCACTGAACCCGAACGCCCGCTACCGCAAGGCGGTCAGCGCCGAGGAGGTCGCCGCCTCGGCCGTGGTCGCCGACCCCCTGCGTCTGCTCGACATCTGCGCCACATCGGACGGCGCGGCGGCGCTCGTGCTCACCAGCATGGACTTCGCCCGTCGGCACGGCGTCGCCGACCCGGTCCGCATCCGCGCGGTCTCGACGGTGAGCCCCACCTACCCCAAGGCGGTCCTCGACCTGCCCGACATCGCGACGGACTCGGCGGCCGCCGTGGAGCCCTCGCCACACTCCTTCCGGGCGTCCATCGCCCGAGCCGCCTACGAAGAGGCCGGCATCGGGCCCGAAGAGCTGTCGCTGGCCGAGGTGTACGACCTGTCCACAGCGCTGGAACTGGAGTGGTACGAGGACCTCGGGCTCTGCGGCACGGGCGAGGGGGCGGGGCTCGTACGGGACGGGGCGACCTCGCTCTCGGGGCGGATCCCGGTCAACACCAGCGGCGGCCTCGCATCGTTCGGAGAGGCCGTACCGGCCCAGGCCATTGCCCAAGTCTGCGAGCTCACCTGGCAGTTGAGAGGATCGGCGGGCGCCCGGCAGGTGGCGGGGGCCCGGGTGGGGATCACCGCGAACCAGGGGCTGTTCGGGCACGGCTCGGCCGTGGTGGCGGTGCACTGA
- a CDS encoding Zn-ribbon domain-containing OB-fold protein, with translation MVAGWFTDAQGQDFRLLGTRCTACASVFFPREDSFCRNPACTGGELAEVPLSRRGRVWSYTDGRYRPPSPYVSDPHVAWEPSLLVAVELAAERMVVLGQAAPGVGIADLAVGMEVEVVPGVLNEDSGTVWTTWHWRPVGVAA, from the coding sequence GTGGTCGCGGGCTGGTTCACGGATGCGCAGGGGCAGGACTTCCGGCTGCTCGGCACCCGGTGCACCGCCTGCGCATCCGTCTTCTTCCCGCGGGAGGACTCCTTCTGCCGCAATCCCGCCTGCACGGGCGGCGAGCTGGCGGAGGTCCCCCTGTCCCGGCGGGGCCGGGTGTGGTCGTACACCGACGGCCGCTACCGTCCCCCGTCCCCCTATGTGTCCGACCCCCATGTGGCGTGGGAGCCCTCCCTTCTCGTCGCCGTCGAGCTGGCGGCCGAGCGGATGGTGGTGCTCGGCCAGGCGGCGCCCGGCGTCGGCATCGCCGATCTCGCGGTCGGGATGGAAGTCGAGGTCGTGCCCGGCGTGCTCAACGAGGACTCCGGAACCGTCTGGACGACCTGGCACTGGCGGCCCGTGGGGGTGGCGGCATGA
- a CDS encoding DUF962 domain-containing protein, producing MTQPTFESYEEFWPYYVAMHSRAATRWVHLTGTLTGLAIGAYGLARGRKRYALALPLLGYGTAWPAHWFIEKNNPASFGHPAWSLRGDRQMIRMMLAGRDRELGEIAAKWLAAHH from the coding sequence ATGACGCAACCTACGTTCGAGTCGTACGAGGAGTTCTGGCCCTACTACGTGGCGATGCACTCCAGGGCCGCCACCCGCTGGGTGCATCTGACGGGCACCCTCACGGGGCTCGCCATCGGGGCCTACGGGCTCGCGCGCGGGCGCAAGCGGTACGCCCTGGCCCTGCCGCTCCTCGGGTACGGGACGGCGTGGCCGGCGCACTGGTTCATCGAGAAGAACAACCCCGCCAGCTTCGGGCACCCCGCCTGGTCGCTGCGGGGCGACCGGCAGATGATCCGGATGATGCTGGCCGGGCGCGACCGCGAGCTGGGAGAGATCGCCGCCAAGTGGCTCGCCGCCCATCACTGA
- a CDS encoding M15 family metallopeptidase translates to MLRRLGVCAVALLAVTALAPAARAVPRPRAPGAFVALSSVDPTIIQEMRYITPHDFVGEPVDGYRQPLCILTRPAAQALHRAQVGLLRRGYSLKVYDCYRPQRAVDHFVRWAKDLDDERMKAEFYPRVDKSRLFADGYIAEKSGHSRGSTMDLTIVKLPALPTRPYHPGDPLVPCYAPRGERFPDNSVDMGTGFDCFDTLAHTDDPRVQGAQRANRQFLKSSLEAQGFVNLPEEWWHFTYQPERFPDTYFDFPVAWRSVAGH, encoded by the coding sequence ATGCTGCGCCGGCTGGGCGTCTGCGCCGTCGCGCTGCTCGCGGTCACCGCGCTCGCCCCCGCCGCGCGGGCCGTGCCCCGGCCGAGGGCGCCGGGCGCGTTCGTGGCGCTGAGTTCCGTCGATCCCACGATCATCCAGGAGATGCGGTACATCACCCCGCACGACTTCGTGGGCGAACCGGTCGACGGCTATCGGCAGCCGCTGTGCATCCTGACCCGGCCCGCCGCGCAGGCGCTGCACCGGGCCCAGGTGGGGCTGTTGCGCCGGGGCTACTCCCTGAAGGTGTACGACTGTTACCGGCCGCAGCGGGCCGTCGATCACTTCGTGCGCTGGGCGAAGGATCTCGACGACGAGCGGATGAAGGCGGAGTTCTATCCGCGGGTCGACAAGTCGAGACTGTTCGCCGACGGTTACATCGCCGAGAAGTCCGGGCACAGCCGGGGCAGCACCATGGACCTGACGATCGTCAAGCTGCCCGCCCTGCCCACCCGGCCCTATCACCCGGGCGACCCGCTGGTGCCGTGCTACGCGCCGCGCGGCGAACGCTTCCCGGACAACTCCGTCGACATGGGCACCGGGTTCGACTGCTTCGACACCCTGGCGCACACCGACGACCCCCGCGTCCAGGGCGCCCAGCGGGCGAACCGGCAGTTCCTCAAGAGTTCGCTGGAGGCGCAGGGCTTCGTCAATCTGCCCGAGGAGTGGTGGCACTTCACCTACCAGCCGGAGCGCTTCCCCGACACCTACTTCGACTTCCCCGTGGCATGGCGGTCCGTGGCCGGGCACTGA
- a CDS encoding NUDIX domain-containing protein — protein MTATPKQPRPDSHCGACGTPYGTSSDAPGGWPRSCTACGTTAYRNPLPVAVALLPVTDARGGGLIVITRTIEPQRGGRALPGGFIDHGESWQSAVVRELREETGIEVPAEEVRLADALSSPQHLLLFGLLPARPADALPPPLPTDESEGWELLREPAELTFPLHTWAVRRWFAGAYGEGRGDGPAG, from the coding sequence GTGACCGCCACCCCGAAACAGCCCCGCCCGGATTCCCACTGCGGTGCGTGCGGGACCCCGTACGGCACCTCGTCCGACGCGCCGGGCGGCTGGCCGCGCTCCTGTACGGCGTGCGGCACGACCGCCTACCGCAACCCGCTCCCCGTCGCCGTCGCGCTGCTGCCGGTCACCGACGCGCGCGGAGGCGGTCTGATCGTCATCACCCGCACCATCGAGCCGCAGCGCGGCGGCCGCGCGCTGCCCGGCGGCTTCATCGACCACGGCGAGTCCTGGCAGAGCGCGGTGGTGCGCGAACTCCGGGAGGAGACCGGCATCGAGGTGCCGGCCGAAGAGGTACGCCTCGCGGACGCCCTGAGCTCGCCCCAGCACCTGCTGCTGTTCGGGCTCCTGCCCGCGCGCCCGGCCGACGCACTGCCGCCCCCGCTGCCGACCGACGAGAGCGAGGGCTGGGAACTGCTGCGCGAACCCGCCGAGTTGACCTTCCCCCTGCATACGTGGGCGGTCCGCCGATGGTTCGCGGGGGCCTACGGCGAGGGCCGGGGCGACGGGCCGGCCGGCTGA